The Lemur catta isolate mLemCat1 chromosome 6, mLemCat1.pri, whole genome shotgun sequence sequence agaggagggcccAGCACGGGCGCACCCCCATTCCTTCCAGAAGGCTGAGGTATGATGGGGGTAGGGAAGCACACACAAGAAGACTCTGCGGAACCGGATTCGGTTCTCTGTTCCCTTTGCCCTTGACTGTCCCGGACTCCTGAAGAGTAGCTGCGGGGTCAAAAAGGAAGACCCCCTTGAATCGCAACTGGGCTGGAATAGGAGTAGATCACAAGCCCGCGCGttcgcgcgcgcgcgcgcgcgcgcgcgcgcacacacacacacacacacacacacacacacacacgccaacCACACACATCAAGCCTTTTGCCCCCATCCTTCCTTGGGATCTGCCTACCACAAATATGTGAGAGGAGGGACTGCGAGTGCTAGGGTCGCTTCTGTTCATCAAGGTCTGAGGAACTCAAAATCTCGGAGCCCCCAGATCCTCGAGAGAGCCCCCCACAATGCTGAAGCAAAACCAATTTACTGGCTCATTGGGCGGCGATGTTGGTGTGCGAGGTGCCGATGCTGAGGAGGATGctgaggagcagggagagaggcTGTTCTCCCCCTacgctgggggggggggcggcccCCTCCCTAGCCTCACCGAGCCGGCAGCTGTCCCTAATTAGAGTGGCGGTTTAATTGGATTTATCAGCAGTTAATAGGAAATTAAGCAAAGGGCCCGAGAGAAGGGAGGCGGGAGGAGCGGGGAGACAGGCTGTGCTGAGCTCGAAGGAGGGGTACTGGGGTACCAGGAGTGGGGACACAAGGCTCAGTGTTGCAATTGAGCCCCATGGTCATGGCCTCCTCCAAGTACTCGCTAGGACTGTTGAGCCCTAGCTTACTGGCGGGAGAGCAGGTCCAGGGAGAAGGGATGGTAGCCACCGGGTGTGAGCCCCCAGCACCCTCCATCCCACAAGCGGCCGCCTGGGTGATGGATGATACTGCCACATGCTGCAAAGGTCATAAGTCTGGGCCAAGGAGCACACTGAATTGAAAACAGATGGAGGAAGGGCCGGTGTACTAGGGTACAAGACACAACCTGCACCACCTCAACCCCCTTCACTGCCCATCCCACTCTTGGCAAAAAAGGGGGGCTTGAAGTCAGAAGATTGGCAGTATGGGGGACAAGGTAGGGTACAGAATGACCCTCTCTTAAACTTCCACCATCAGCCATGTTGGGGACCAAGAATTCTCCTAGTGCAGCCCCAGTGTTCCTCTTGTGGCTCCCCCTATCCCAAACTGCTAATTGGGGCTGTTGGGGACTGCTGGGTATACTGCTCAGGGGGGACCCAAGGTGGCTGCACCTGCCTttgaggcagggaaggaagctTGCTGGCAGTCAAGTGGGGGCCACAGGTCTCTGAGTCCACAGCCCCAGGCGTCTCCTGTCACCGCAACCTCATTATTCTGCTAGGCTAACGAGGCCTGCTTCAGAGACCCTGACGACCTCTCTGCCACACTCCACCCCGCAGGGCACAGATGGCAGTTCCTGCataagtgtgagccactgagtGGGTGTGGGTGGTCAGGGCTCTCTGTGCTCCTGGCAGTTATGGGTGTCTGTATCCCTGGTGTGcggtatgtgtgtgtctgtgtgtgccctgGGTGAGGTATGTCTATCAAAGCCCCAGGTGTATGCCGGAGTCTGTGCCCCTGGGTGTGTGCCTCTGAGTGTGTCTATGTCGGGTTTGTCCATTCCCTGCTCCCTAGCCCTCATCTCTATGATTTCTGTCTGTCTAAGCCCCAGGCTGTCCAAGTTTCTGGGTGTGCTCACGTGCTTTGGTGTATCTACGTGTCTGTGCGCTCTTCAGGCCTGGGTGTGCCCCACGTGGGGGCGTTGCGTGTGTCTTTGCTTGCAGGACTGTGTATGTGTGAAAATAAGGAAGAGCCACTGGTGAGTGTGTGTTGCTCTCTgcctgcaggtgtgtgtgtctcagTGACAGTGCGTGGGCGTGTGCCTGGGTGTGAGCCGCGCGGTGGCGTGTATCCGAATGACAGTGTGACACGCCCGCGCGCCTGGGTGAGTCTCCCGCCCCCACtccttcctttccccatttttattcctctctcctctccGGGCCGGCTCGGCTCCGCCGTCCGCATCATCTCCATCCATTATTGAAGAAACAGCCGCGTCCGCTCCAATCACATCAACACCTCCGCCCCCTCCCTGTTCTGCTCGCCCCGCGGCCCCTCTGGGtgcagggaagaggaaaagccAAGGCGCGGCGGGAGCGCCGGGTGGGAGCGAGCTTATGACCGTGTGCCCGGAGCCGGGCCAGTCGGGGAGACGGGGTCCCGGGCGGAGAGCGCTTTGCATAAACAGATGGCGCGGGCGTCTTTGTCTTGCTTGCTCGCTCGCTGCGCAGCTCCCAGCTCCGCTTCTGTCTGGCTGATGCAATCATGATCATCTTGGAGCCTCGGGACCTGGCCCCCTTAATAGCGGCAGAGGGGGTCAGGGGCCCCGGGGCTGCCGAGCAGATGCTGGGTACTGTGTCTTACCTCCCAGGCGCCCCCTCCACGTCCCACAGCTACAGCGGGAAGACCAAGGCTGCGCCCAAGTGACAGGCATGTGGAGGTGACCAGGGGGAGGACCCGGGGCAGTGCCCTAAGGTGTCCCCGGGCTGTCCTGTTGGACTGCTGCAGCTCCTCAGGGTCAGCAAACCAGAGAATAGGAATAGAGCTGGGAAATGGGGTGTGAGGGAGACAAAGAGAGGCATTTGTAAAGAGAGACACGGGGAAGTAGAGAAAGAGGGatggagagacagacacagagacagagagacacagatgGGAGGGACAAAGCCATGtagagagaggagcagagggagagtcAGACAAACATAGCCAGAATAAGGAAAAGAGAGACATAGACATACCCAGAGAGACAGAgccagacagagacagagagacagacagacggcctgaagaagaaagaggcagaaagaagggaaGCCAGAGCCTTGGGCAGGCCGAGTCAGAAGACGTAGGGCAGCCTAGAGACCTGCAGCCCCAGAGCTGAGATGAAGCTCCAGGCATGAGGCCGCCCAGCTCCGCGAGACGAACCGGCCTGAACCCTGGGTTCTGTCGGTGGCTGGCGAGGCAGGAGCCTCCGCGTCTGCTCTCCGCCCTCCCGCCCCACCTCACACCAGAAGAGTGGAAGCTGCGGGACCCACCGCCTCAGCAGCGGGAAGCGGAAGTGGCCGGAATGATGGGCGTCAATCGACCCTGCAGGCACCGACTCACCTGCCCAAATGCCGGGAGTGCAGGGCCGGTGCCTCCCCACAGGGGGCGCCCGAGGCCTCTTTCCCGAGCTCGGGTGCTGCTCTGCCTCCAGGGAGCGCCCGCGCGCGCCGCCCCCTCAACCCTCCGGAGGCGCGGAGCCCAGCTGTGTCTGACTTGCCGCGCCGCTTTGGCGAGGATTGGCGTCCCCGTGCAGTTTAGTGCTCAGAGTGCGGTCCCAGCGGGACTCTCCGCTGTGCCTAATCTGAGGCTAATGACCCCTGCCGTCCCTCGTCCCGCTGGCTAGCGTGGCCTGAGTCCCTGTGGTGGGCAAGTGCGGGGAGCAGGAGGGATGAGATCTGGAACCCAAGGAGTTCTGTGTCCCAGGTCGGCCCCAGAGGCCACGGTCCAGAGACGGGTACCAAAGATGGGAGACGGCTTAGAAACAGACTCCCAGAGACAGGGACCAGAAGCAGGTGAAGGGTCAAGGAGTCGCGGGGAGGCGGGAGCAGAAGCAGTAATGTAATTTTGTAGCTCGGTGAGCGGGGcggaggcccaggctggagaaaTAGCCGTGGCTCTAGGAAAGGAGTGGGACAGAGAGTCTGGGACACGCCAGGCCGAGGTCACCAGAACTCAGAAGAAAGGGCACCGCGAGGCGGGCGAAAGCCCGACAGCAAAAGGGCGGGCACAAGGGCCAGGCGTCCCTCCCTGAGTCCTGGCTCCCCAGCTGTGCCATAGAGAACCAGATGTGCAGCCCAGCTGTGCGGCCGCTCGCTGGAGCTCTGGGATTGATTTTTAGTCCCAGAGACCAGAGGGCCGGGGTGCCCAGGTGACAGGACACGCCCTCCCTGCCCTAGCCCGGGAGGTGCAGGCGCTCAGGGAGGGCTCTGCCTCGCTGGAGGCGCTGACATCCGtcagccccctcccccgccccgcacACTCAAGGCAGCGAGTCTCTGTCTCTTTGTTCTCGCGGAGTCTCTGACACTTTATCTCATTATCCGCCGGAGGGAGGCGGAGAGCCTGGGACCCCGCAGCCTAATTACAGCCGCGCTTGTCAGCGCAGGGGGCGGGGAGGTATCAGCACGCGGGAAAGGGAGGGGGCCTCCAGGAAgggccctctccctccctgtaCCCGAGGGGCCCAGCGGCGGGTGCACTGCTGGCCCCTGCCGGCGCCCTCCCCAGGGCGGGCTCTGGGGGAAGAAGGGACAGATGGGCAAGATCCGGCTGCGGATGCGGGAGGGTGGCGGTGGCGGTCAGTGTGGAGTGCGGAGAGGCGGTTAGGGCTCGGCTGGCCCCTGCATCCCTAAGACCCCAATTCCCCAAAGACTGAAGCTGTGAACCTTCCCACCCTGGCAGCCTAGTGTGCACCTGCGTTGGCTGAGGAACCAGAGGCAGTTCACTCTCTGTGTCTTCTTTCCTACTTCAACATTTTTTCCATCTCAACTACCCCCACTCTATTCTCTTGCTCCATCCCACAGCCAGAGGCAGAGGGTGGCCTCCTTGAGGGGCTGCACCTTCACCCCTACCCCAGCAAGTCTCTCAAAGCCCCAAACTGCAACAACTGACTTATTCTACCCTAAACTGGAATTAAGATACACCCGTTTCTTCCAGCCTCCCACCACTATTCCAGTCCAGCCACAACTTGGAGAACCAGCTCAGGCCAAGAGGGGCTGGGGCAGCTTTAGTGATGTGGGACTGTCCTCTTCCTTTCACTGCTCTGTGGAGGGGCAGGACCAAGGGCCTCAGGACCTGCTAGTTCCTGGATGGCTCTAGGGGTGTCAGAGAAGTGCTACACATGCCCTCACTGGTCTCTGGTGCCTCCTGGTTCTACCTGTGAACATTCCACAGGTACATTTTGCTGGGGGTCTGTCTGTTTGCCTATCCCATGGCCACCCCTTCTCCCACATCTGGACAGCGCTTTAGTCAGTCTCTGCGTCCTGTGCCAGTGAGGCCCAAAGCCCAAGTATGACGATGTCTCTTGGGCCAGGTACAGGTATCTGGAGGAGAGTCAGAGAATAGAAATGTCTTGGCTCCCCTTCTGGCTTTGGGCCAGGAACCGAGGGAGGAAGCCAGCTAAGTGAGAGTGGGATGAGTCTGAAGAAGTGGCTggctgtggggctgggctgggctgggctgggctgggctgatccctccctccccagtgaGGGGCGGGAccccaggaggagagagagagagaccaagcCACTGGAGAGGCCAGACACTGGAGAGGCGATATGGCAGGAACCAGTCTTGGGGCCCGCTTGTACCGGCAGATCAAAAAGCATCCAGCGGTGAGTTTGGTCCTTAGAGCCACAGATTCTAACTCCTAACTCTCTGGCTGCCCTGCCCTCCAAATCCTCCAGTGCCCTCAATGCTCCTTCCCCCAGGTTGCCGCCAATCTATCCCTGCAATATATCCCCGAGTCCCTCAACTACCTAGGACGGGTTCACTGTAGGGCGAGGGAGACCACAGCAGAAAATATGGTTGTAGGAGGTCCCAGGTCCCCTATCccggaagggagggagggagtgccAGCAGACAGAGGTGGAGGCAGAAAAGCTGTAAAGGGACTGCAGGGAGGGAGCTGAAAGGCTGAAAGTGCCCTCCATCTTCCCGCAGCTCATCCCGATGATCAGCTTCATTGGCTTGGGCATGGGCAGCGCTGCACTCTACTTGCTACGACTGGCCCTGCGCAGCCCCGATGTCTGGTAAAGGCTGGGCTTGGGATACTGGCAGGGGTCCTCGGTGGGGCAAGGTGGGTTGGGAATGCAGGCATCTCTCAGGAATGGTAGGAATGGGTGGCTCTAGAGGGGATCTCCAGGCCATGCACCTCCGACTTTACCACTGGCCTCCCAGGGCCACAGCCTGCTGCTGACCTGGGgaccttccccttccctccagcccaccTGGCCACTCACTCCTCTGTGGCTCATGACTTGGAACTGTGCAGCTCCCGGCCTGGTTGCCATAGCCACGTGGCTCTGCTGGTGGCCTCAGGCTTTTGGGTACCTCTGTGTCCGCACCAGAGCACTGGGAGTGTGGCCGGGAGAGCTGCAGGGGGTACTGTTGGGGCCCAGGGTGGTACAGAGACTTCACCCCCGGCCAGAGGTTGCAGGAGTGGCGGGTCCTCTGGGAAAGGAAAGGCGCACCACCCATGGCATTATCGGAATTTGAGGCACATCACCAAAACCCAAGCCCCGCGAGATCTCTGCCTGATTCCCACGAACGACCCTGACCCTGCTGTTCGGGGTTAACTTAGGATGGTGGGGAATGAGTGGGAGTCCCCAAGCTGGTTTGTCAGTTAGTCGCCTGGCTCTACA is a genomic window containing:
- the NDUFA4L2 gene encoding NADH dehydrogenase [ubiquinone] 1 alpha subcomplex subunit 4-like 2 encodes the protein MAGTSLGARLYRQIKKHPALIPMISFIGLGMGSAALYLLRLALRSPDVCWDRKNNPEPWNRLSPTDQYKFLAVSTDYKKLKKDRPDF